In Glycine max cultivar Williams 82 chromosome 4, Glycine_max_v4.0, whole genome shotgun sequence, the genomic stretch TTCAGGCATGGAATTTGTTAACGGTAAACAGCAGCCAAAGAGCACATTTACATGCTTGAAGTTGGTTGCCTTAATTGCTCTATACCTCGTCTTAATTTCTCCAGCAGGTAAATTACATGCCCATATATATGTACAAAACGTGGCAAACTAGTGTTGTggatatatacacacatatatatatatacacacacacacacatatatatatatatatatatagacttgTTGCTCATGGAATCATTCTAACTTATTTATATTGTGCTTGTAGAATCATTTGATCCGTTGGATCCAACCGGGAACGTGACAATAAGATGGGATATAATGTCCTGGACATCAGATGGTTATTTGGTAACTTCGAAACTCTCATAATTTAAATGGATTTTttgttgtgataaattgaaattatgaaTATCAAAAGGTCCCCAGAAAATAGAAATTGCTGGCCTTATGTGATTCACAAAGAATGCTCACATTATACTCCGCTCAAACCGATCAATATGTTATGATTGTACTGAATTTTGTTAGGCCACTGTGACATTGTTTAACTTCCAACTATACCGCAATATTATGAATCCTGGGTGGACACTAGGGTGGACATGGGCAAAGAAGGAAATAATCTGGGCCATGATGGGAGCTCAAGCCACAGAACAAGGAGATTGTGCAAAGTTCAAGTTGAAGATTCCTCATAGCTGCAAGAGGAACCCTCAAGTGGTTGACTTGCTACCTGGAGCTCCTTTTAACACGCAGTTCACAAACTGCTGCAAGGGTGGTGTGCTTACATCTTGGGGGCAGAACCCTTCAGGTGCAGTCTCAGCATTTCAGATAGGTGTTGGCCTCTCTGGCACCTCTAACAAGACAGTCAAATTGCCCAAAAACTTCAAATTGCTAGGACCAGGACCAGGATACTCATGTGGCCCAGCCAAGATTGTTCCATCCACTGCCATCCTCACAGAAGATCGTAGGCGAAAAATGCAAGCACTGAGTATGTGCATACCATACTAATTCCCTCCATTCACTATATATCTCTCTATGACTTTAAGGTTACCATTGCATTGCTAGTATTTACATTGAGTTTATTTTCATGCATTGACAGTTTAAAATCTTTACAATATCAACTAATTAGAAATCATCCTAGATATAGCATTTAAAGTTAGTATATGATTGAATGATAGTGTAAAACAACCTTTAACTGTTAATTTGCTAATTAAATTCTTTCATGATTCTATTTATGGTTTTCTATGCAGTGTCCTGGAATGTGACATGCACGTACTCACAGTTTCTTGCCTCCAAGAATCCAAGCTGTTGTGTTTCTTTGTCATCTTTCTACAGTGACAAAGTCACAGGTTGCCCACCTTGTGCTTGTGGTTGTCAAAATAACGATACTTGTGTCACGTAAGCCACCCttgtaattttacattacaTTAGTCTTTTCTCCTCCTAATTAGTATTAGTAATGACATACAATTTTGATACCTTATTATGATGGACATGCAGGAAAGATTCAAAGATCCTGCAACAGAATGTCACGTCACCTCACCAAAAATCAGACATCACACTCACACCAAAACCATTATTACAATGCACACACCACCTGTGTCATGTCAGGGTGCACTGGCATTTGAAAGACAACTATAAGGACTATTGGCGTGTCAAGATTGCCATCATCAACTTCAACTATCGGTTGAATTTCACCGATTGGTCTCTTGTTGTGCAGCACCCTAATCTCAATAATGTCACCCAAGTCTACAGCTTTGAATACATGCCACTTCTTCCCTATGAATCCACAAGTGAGTTCTTTGAAATGGACTCCAAAAGGTTGAATCTTAGAGCTCCTTAAAGAGGTTTTTCTTAACCCTGTGCTTTCTGACTTGTGTATATGCAGATGACACAGGCATGTTCTATGGTTTGAAATATTACAATGATCTGTTGATGGAAGCTGGGCCTAAAGGGAATGTGCAGTCTGAGGTGCTCATGAAGAAGGACAAGAACACATTTACTCTCAAGCAGGGATGGGCATTTCCTAGGAGGGTCTACTTCAATGGTGATGAATGTATGCTGCCACCTCCTGATTCATATCCTATGCTGCCAAACTCTGCCCATAAACTACCAACAACTATTACATTGATGGCAGCCTATGTGGTTTTTACATTATTCTTTCATTTGGTTGTAACACTTTTTTGAGGTATAAGAGCGGCTATATGCTTACATCTTAGAGTGATGAGTTAGTTGGCAGATATGCACAATGGAATTTCTTGTGAACTCTTGTATATATATCTGATATATATTCactcaaagaaaaatgtttcaGACACATCATTAAAAACTTCTATTTTAAAAGTAACATTTTCTCTTGgggtttgttttttaattagaagaataaagaaggagacagtgtTAGGAATTTCCACATCGTCTGTCTTAGTTCTTGGGGTGcagcttatatatctgttggaaAACTTCACTTAgtgccaattggttttaagatgaaatctaacatggtatcagagcctataGTCCATCTTAGTTCTTTCTTATTCTAGTAGGTTCGTCTGTATTGACAGGCATCTGTGGAGGGGGGTATTAGAAAGTCCCACATCGCCTGTCTCAGTTCTTGGGGTGCCTAACAGACAGGTGATTTGAGTCCTACAAATACTTCCTGCGGAGTATAtggagtgaataggcaatttagtccctgagattgtacctattttgcatattagtccctaacttaatattaaattcaaaatagtctctatctttgcataagtgttgcaaaatagtccttccgttaaattttaaagtaacgccgtcagtgaggtcaattttagtgctaCGTGGACTAtccacgtggcactaaaggatgacgtggcatgacaGGTGGACGTGTCTGatgtcacgtcatttgatgataacaaaacgagtaaataggcaatttagtccctgactttgtacccctATTGCATATTAGttcctaacttaatgaaaaattcaaaatagtccctatcttttacataagtattgcaaaatagtccttccgttaaattttaaagtaatgttGTTAGTAAGGTCAATTTCAgtgtcacgtcatttgatgatgatagaatgagtgacttcttcaaatttgatggttttgaaccaattgaggcatatatacgaaaaagaattcacacacacttgcacaaataaaaagaaccaaaaatccaCAGCAACAACCTTATCTCTGTAGCTGTCAACACCAACGGGCGAGGTCTGCATAACCattcttttttcctctttttttttttacttcaattacCATCAATGTATCATTCTGGGTTCtgatttttgtgtgttttgaataggaagagaaaaaaccagaggaaaacaaaagtggaggagaaaaaagcaaatgaagaagaaaataaagaagaagagaaaaaaa encodes the following:
- the LOC100780434 gene encoding COBRA-like protein 4 isoform X1, producing the protein MLGATLGLVILFTSSSGMEFVNGKQQPKSTFTCLKLVALIALYLVLISPAESFDPLDPTGNVTIRWDIMSWTSDGYLATVTLFNFQLYRNIMNPGWTLGWTWAKKEIIWAMMGAQATEQGDCAKFKLKIPHSCKRNPQVVDLLPGAPFNTQFTNCCKGGVLTSWGQNPSGAVSAFQIGVGLSGTSNKTVKLPKNFKLLGPGPGYSCGPAKIVPSTAILTEDRRRKMQALMSWNVTCTYSQFLASKNPSCCVSLSSFYSDKVTGCPPCACGCQNNDTCVTKDSKILQQNVTSPHQKSDITLTPKPLLQCTHHLCHVRVHWHLKDNYKDYWRVKIAIINFNYRLNFTDWSLVVQHPNLNNVTQVYSFEYMPLLPYESTNDTGMFYGLKYYNDLLMEAGPKGNVQSEVLMKKDKNTFTLKQGWAFPRRVYFNGDECMLPPPDSYPMLPNSAHKLPTTITLMAAYVVFTLFFHLVVTLF
- the LOC100780434 gene encoding COBRA-like protein 4 isoform X2, whose product is MEFVNGKQQPKSTFTCLKLVALIALYLVLISPAESFDPLDPTGNVTIRWDIMSWTSDGYLATVTLFNFQLYRNIMNPGWTLGWTWAKKEIIWAMMGAQATEQGDCAKFKLKIPHSCKRNPQVVDLLPGAPFNTQFTNCCKGGVLTSWGQNPSGAVSAFQIGVGLSGTSNKTVKLPKNFKLLGPGPGYSCGPAKIVPSTAILTEDRRRKMQALMSWNVTCTYSQFLASKNPSCCVSLSSFYSDKVTGCPPCACGCQNNDTCVTKDSKILQQNVTSPHQKSDITLTPKPLLQCTHHLCHVRVHWHLKDNYKDYWRVKIAIINFNYRLNFTDWSLVVQHPNLNNVTQVYSFEYMPLLPYESTNDTGMFYGLKYYNDLLMEAGPKGNVQSEVLMKKDKNTFTLKQGWAFPRRVYFNGDECMLPPPDSYPMLPNSAHKLPTTITLMAAYVVFTLFFHLVVTLF